The nucleotide window GGGGTGATCGCCGCGTCTCCGATCAGCACGAACCGTCCGACCCTCATGGTGGGCACGTCGCCGTCGGCGATCACGGTGACGAACGGTTCCGCCGCGGCATGCACCAGTTCCGCGAACGGGTCGATCAGCTCTTCTTTCGCGCGCTGGCGGAACTCGGCGAGGACCTCCGATCGCAGGCCCGCGTGGTGGACTGAGACTGGCCGGCGTATTCCATTGACGTCGGTCATCAGTTCGTCGAGCGCCGGGCCCTCGTCGACGTTCCAGTACCACTGGAAGTTGAGTCCGCGGGTCACGGAGCCGTCGGCACCCGTCACCGGGATGGGGTAGGCGATGAGATGCCCGTCGTCGAGCAGCCCGTAGGTGAACGCCTCGTCGAAGTAGGCCCACGTCTCGTCGGACACCTTGTCCCGGTCGGCCACTCCGCGCCATGTGACATAGCCGGCGTACTCGGGCTGCAGTCCCAGCAGTCGCTGCCGTGCCGTGGAAAAGCCCCCGTCGGCGCACACCACGAGGTCGGCTTCGACCCGTTCCCCGGACGCGAACCGCAGCTCGGCGCGGTCGGCGTTCTGGTCGAGGCCGATCAAGGTTCGGCCGCAGTGGTAGCGCTCCCGACCGAAGGACGACAGCAGCCCCTGGTACAGGGAGTTGTACGAGGTGAAGCGCCAGTCGGCCGGCACTTCCCCCTGGAGCACTCCACTGTCGGCCCGGCGGTATCGCATCACGTCCGACGACACGCTGATCTGCTCAAGGGTGGTGGGGGTCCGCTCCAGCAGATAGCGCACCAGTTCGGGCTGTACGACGATCCCGGTGCCCAGGCCCGACAAAGGGGCCGGTGACCGCTCGTACACGTCCACCTCGAAGTCGGCCTCGCGCAGCAGGGCCGCTGCGTGCAGCCCCGCCAGAGAGCCTCCGACGACTGCGATTCTCATGACGTGCCGCCGTCCGCTGTGGAGACGGGACGCAGCGGCAGCGCCAGCGGGCGCAGGGGAGCTCCGCTGGCGCCGCGGAGACGGATCGGCGCCGCGATCAGACAGAGCTCGGTGTGACCGTCACGCGAGAGCTCCTCAAGGTTCAGCAGCTCGATCATCGGCACACCAGCCTCGGCGAGGAAGTGGCAATGGCCGGGCAGCCAGTTGTCCTCGTGCTCCGAGGGACCGACCTCGATACACTCCTGGTCCGCGCCCACTGCGGCGATCCCCTGAGCGGTGAGCCAGCGTGCGGCCTCCAGACCGAGCCCGGGCGGGTTGCCGAGAACCTTGGTCTTGTCGGGCCAGTACGCCATCCGGCCTGTGCGGATCAAAGCCACCTCGCCCTGCTTGAGCTCGGTACCGGCCGAGTCCAGGCAGGCGCGCAGGTCATCCACGGTGATCGCATAGGACGGGGGCAGACACTCCACGCCCTTGAGCCCGGCCACGTCGAAGAGGACGGCACGTGTGATGATCGGCGGGATCTGCTCGGCGCCGCCCTTGGTCCAGTGCCGGCTCCCCAAATGCTCATCCGGGGTGAAGCCGTTGTAGATCTTGCCGTCCACACCAAAGTGGTTAAGCGCGTCGATGTGTGTTCCGGTGTGGGTGTACATGAACACCACGTCGCCGGAGTAGCAGACGTGGCGGTTGGTCTCCTCGCCGACGCCGTTGAGATTGTCGACCGCCGTACCGGCCGGCGTGTGACTCATGTAGATCTGGTAGGCGGGGTCGCCGGCGGCCTGGAAGCTCGGCATGCCCACGAAGTAGTCGACGCTGAGGTCGTACACGTGGCGGCCGTCCGCCCGGGCCAGTACCTCGGCCTGCGCCAAGGGCGACAGCAGGTTCAGTGCACCGAGCTGGTCGTCGGGGCCCCAGGGGCTTGAGGCGACCCGGATTCCGGCGCGGGACGGCGAAGGGGTGGTGGTCACGCGGCCGACTCCTTCTCGAAGTCGACGACGGCCCGTTCGGCAAGCTTGGGCAGCAGCTTGTCGACCACCTCGGCGTGCAGCGGGTCGACGGAGTAGTCCTCCAGGCCCTGCCAGTCGTCGAAGTCGTTGATGAGCACGCCGTCCCACGGGGTGCCGTTGTCGCCCGGGTCGCCGGTGTGCTTGCCCAGCTCCCAGCTCCGCAGGCTCGGCAGACCCTTGAGCGTGTTCAGCAGGGCGACGACCTCTTCCGGGTCGTTGCCGTCGGCTACCTGCCACATGAAAACGTGCCTGATCACGAGCGTTCCTCCTTGGGCGGGGTGTCCCATTCCTTGGGCGGGATGCGATCAGTTTTCGGTCTGCAGGGCCGGTGCCACAGTGCACCTCGGTACAAGAGGCGGCGCCGATTTGTCGGAGTGCGGAAAGGCGGATGCGTCACGTGCCTCAGCCCTTGCCGCCCGACGGATACGGACTGGGGTCCGCTTCGCCGTCAGCCCCGGCGGACTCGCCGGCCAGGGCGAGCTGTGCGGCCTCGACGATCTGCTGGTAACCCGTGCACCGGCAGAGGTTGCCGGAGATGACCTCGCGCACCTCGTCGTCCGTGAGCTTGACGCCTGCGTCCACCACCGGTTGGAGCGTCATGAGGAAGCCGGGTGTGCAGAAGCCGCACTGCAGGCCGTGACAGGCACGGAACGCCTCCTGGAGGGGGTTGAGCTCCCCGTCCTCAGCCAGGTCCTCCACCGTGCGGACGCTGTGCCCGTCGGCCTGGACGGCCAGCATCAGGCAGGCTCGGACCGGCTCACCGTCAAGGAGGACGGTACAAGCGCCGCACACGCCGTGCTCACAGCCGACGTGGGTCCCGGTCAGCCGCAGGTCGTGACGGATGAAGTCGGACAACAAGAGCCTGGGCTCGACGCTGCGCGCGTACCGCTGCCCGTTGACCTCGACCTCGATGTGCCTGCTCATGCCAGCGCCTCCTTCGCGGTGTTCGTCGCGCCCCTCAGGGCACGCATCGCCATCTCGGCGATCACGGTGGTGCGGTAACCGACGTCCCCGTGCAACGTGGGCGGGGGACTGATGTCCGCGGTCGCCTCATGTGCCGCAGCGCGGACCGACTCAGCGGTGACCGGTGATCCGACCAGGGCGGCACGCGCCCCGGCGCCCGCCTCGACAGGAGTCCCCCCGGCACCGAGCAGACCGATCCGGACGTCGGTGCAGACACCGTCCGCGTCCAGTTCGACGATGGCCGCCGCACCCCCGATGGCGTAGTCGCCATGCCGCCGTGCGAACTCCCGGAAAGAGCTCGCCCGGGCCCGATCGTGGCGCCGCGGAGTGATCGGTAGGGATACCTCAGTGATGATCTCGTCCGGCTCCAGGGTCGTCGTGTAGATGGACAGGAAGAAGTCTCTGGCGGCGATCTCGCGCTCGCCACGGATCGAGCACGCCGTGAAGCGCGCGTCGGAGAGCAGCATGACGAGGGGTACCTCGGCGGCGGGGTCCGCGTGCGCGACGGTGCCGCCGATGGTTCCGCGATTGCGCACCTGCGGGTGCGCGACGAAGCGCATGGCCTGGGCAAGGAGGGGGTGGTGCTCCGCGACGTCAGGGCTGTGCTCCACCGTGCTGTGGCGGGTCAGTGCCCCGATGCGCAACGTGTCGCCGTCGACGCGTACGTATTCCAGATCGACCAGGCGATTCAGATCGACGAGCATCGCAGGAGAAGCGAAGCGCAGGTTCAACAGCGGTATGAGGCTCTGGCCTCCGGCCAGTGGCTTGGCGTCGTCGCCCGCATCGGCGAGCACGGCGAGGGCGGAGTCGAGCGACTCCGGTGACTCGTATGCGAACGGTGGTGGCTTCACGGTTGCCTCTCCAATGGGGCTGAGTACGAGGCGTGTGGGCGGCGCGCACCCCACGCGTGTAGGTAGGTGCCCCGGCTTTCAGCGGGGCGTGGATTCGCCCACGGTGCGGCATGTCGCGGGGCGGGGGAACTTCGCTTTCCGTCAACAGCGGCATGCGGTTGTGCCGATTCCTGAGGGCTGTTACAGGAGAGGCCCGAGGAGGGGCGCTTCGGCGGGCGCTTCCGGGTCTGTGTCGCTCTGGGACTCCAGGAGTTCGAAGAGCCGCAGCGCCACGGAGAGCTCGTCCCGACGCGCGGAGACCGACACGCCGAGCCATTTCTCGATGGAACGCAGTCGGTAGGCAACCGTGCGCTCGTGCACGCCGATGACCGTGGCGGTGGATGCCGCGTTCTGACCGCTGGCGAAATAGGCGCGCAGAGTGGTACGCAGCACCCGGGCCCGCTCACCGGTCGCGTGCAACGGGCCCAGTTCCTGGAAGACGAAGTCGCGCGCTGCCGTGAGATCACGCAGCACGAGGGCTTCCAGGGCGACATCGTGGTACCAGGTCACCTGCCGGGAGCGCACCCGGGCGACCCGGTGCGCCTGCCGAGCCTGCCGATGACTGAGCCGGAAACCCTCGACGTCATTGGCGTACTGGCCGCAGGCCACGTACGTGTCGGGACCCAGGTCCACGCTGGACAAGTCCTCGTCACCAGTGGGCTTGGTGCCGGGGCGACCGATCCAGCCCAGGACCGTGTCGTCGGAGCCCACGACAGTGAGCACCTGCCAGCCGAACACCGTCGCGATCCGCTTCACCGCGGCTTCCGGCGAACTGCCCCAGGCGATGAGGGCGAGGTGCCGTCCCCGCAGCTGGTAGCCGAGCGACGCCGTCTCGACCGGAAGCCCGGCCAGGATGTCGCGGACCATGGCACGGCGCTTACGGTCGCGCCCCTGAAGGTAGAAGGCGCTGTATTCCTTCTGATAAGCGTCGATGACCGAGGCGGCGACCCGGTCGTTCCAGTCGAAGTGGAACTTGCTGACCCTCCGGAGCACGGCGAGCCGCTCCTCGTCGTCCGGAATCTGCACATTGGCGACCTCCAGGAACACGTCCCAGAGGTACGCCTGAGCCACTCGGGAGGTGTGCAGCAGCGCGTGGAGATCCAGGTTGGCCTGCGCCGCAAGCCGTGCCTCGCGCAGCGTGACATCGGAGGCCTGGAGGGGAGGCTCCCGGTTCTCCGTGAGCCCGTCGAGAATGCTTCGAAGGGACGAAACGATCGTCTCGGCCTCAGAAGCCGCAATGCGCGGGTCGTCGTGTGCGTAGTACTCCGGCACCTCTTCCCTCAGACGGTGCTGGATCGCGTCAGCCACGGCAGGAAGACGCTCCCTTATGGCATCAGCCAGGTTACGCAGGTTGTCTTCCAGGGCCACTCCCGAAGCGTAGGCTCGTCGTCCTCATGCCGTCCACCGGTGCATTCGGCGAATCGTGCGCTCGGCGCAGTCAGTCGCAGAGCACCCAGAATTCCTTGAACTTGGTCTTGAAGGTCCAGGTGGAGAGATGCCCCTTGGGCAGAAAGGCGCAGTCCCCCGGCCCCACTTCGACGGCACTCCCGTCGTCCAGGACAATGCGCGCTTCTCCCTCAATGACATAGATGAACTCGTTGTATTCGAGCGTGTACTCCGTGACAGCCGGGTCACACTCGAAGAATCCGGTGCCTCGGGCGCCGTCGCTGTAGTCCTCGAACAAAGTGAATCCACGGCCGGCGGGATCTCCGGACCGGATCGTCACGCCCTCCGGTTGCCAGGTCTCCAAGGGTGTGGTCGCCTGCGCCGACATCGCACTGGGCTTCGACATGAACGGCTGCTCCATTCGCCGGACGGAAGATGCCGCCCGGCGAAGGAATCCGGGCGTCATTCGTCAGCATCGCTCATGACCGTTGGGGCCCGGATCTGCGGATTCCCCCAAAGTTCAAGATGCGATTTATGAGGTTCAGTAAAGATGCCGCATCGACGGTACGTCAGGGTGCGGTCGCGGACCACGGGAGCGTCGTTCAGGGCATCTCGCCGAACACCTCCCCGGAGCTGCCTGGCACCGGCAGGCTGAAGGGACCTACGCGCCCTGCTCCCAAACACCGGGGGTCACCCTGACCGACGAGGACGGCCGGCTGATGCGGACACTGATCGGCGGGGCCGCACCTCCCGCGCCACACCGTCCTGGCCGGGTCCCTGGCGACGGCGTTTATGACGCCCGTACGCCGCGCATCGGCGAACCTGTTGGGAACCACGGCGACTGCAGAGGACCCTTCCGGGGCCCTGCTGCGACGGCAACCATGACACGCGGAATGCGGGTGCTCGCTGGCTGCCAGGGCAGCCGTATCCGCTTGCTCGCGGGGGTGTTGTCCCACGCCGGGGTGCTCGCAGGGGCGTAGACCTCAGACCGCCGCCCGCTCCTGACCTCCCTGCGATACCGGATCCGGCGCCGTCTCCCGGGAGAACTCCAGCTCACGGCGCAGCATCCGGAACCACATGAAGACCACGAAGCCCGCGAAGACGAACCACTCACCGGTGTAGCCGAGATTCTGGAACGCCTTCAGGTCCAGGCCTGTGTTGGCCGGGGCGGTCGCGGGCACTGCTTTCATCCCCGAGTCGGCCTTGTCGAGGGTGATCCAGGCGTCGTACAGCTTGTACGGCACGAGGTTCACCAGCGAGGCGGAGCTGATCGCCGGCGTCTGCCCGGCAGGCAGCCCGCTCTGGGCGCTGACCCCGTTGTCCCCCGGGGTCTCGGGTGCCTCCAGCACGCCAGTGACGGTGACCTCACCAGCGGGCGGGACGGGTGCCTTCGCCGCATCAGCCTTCCCTGGCAGCCAGCCCCGGACCACGGGAAGAGCCTTGCCGGAGCCGGTGCGCAGCAGGGAGAGCACGTAAAAGCCGTGCTTGCCGTCCAGTTCCCGGCCCGGCACGAGAAACTGCTTGCCGTACGTGCCGCTCGCGGTGACCCGGCGGCGTCCCGCTGTACTCCTGTCGACGGGCAGCATGCCGTCCAGCGGGCGTGCCGTCTCGTGCCTGTCGGAGGCGGCTTGTTCGGCCGCGACGCGACTGTCGTGCACCCGCCCCTCGAAGCGGCTCAACTGCCACGACCCCATGAAGACGCAGAACGGGACGGCGAGCAGCACGAAGACGTTGATACCCCACCAGCGGGGTGTCAGCAGAAACCGGTACACGCCTTGACAGTACGGCGTCCGGTGCCGGGGCATGTCCGCGGGGTACGTCCGTCGTCTGGCTTCCGGGCCCTTGGTGGCCTCGGTGAGTACATGAGCGGGATGCGCGGCTGGTCCGCGGGAAGCGATGGGGTTCGTCACGCGCTCGAAGTTCCCGAGCCGGGCGATGACGGACGCGGCGCGCCCGAACGGCAAGAACGAGCGCCCATCAGGAAGCCGGCCTGGCCCTCGCCGACCTCTACCGTCAGCGTGGTGAGGAACGCGCGTGCCTGACCGCAGGAGCAGCGGGCGGACTGGCCGCCACTCCCGTGTTCCCTTACAGGTAAACGGCGTGATCCGCGTCAGTTCCTCCAGTGCACCGCCGCCGGAAGGCCCAGGACTCTGGTGCGCGGCGTCGGGGATCAGAGCGCGGGCACTCCGCCAGGTGCGTCCACGGCCGGCCAGCGACGATCCCGTAGAACCGGGAACTGCGAACGGACCGTGTCGACCACATCGGCGTCGACTTCGCAGAACGTGAGCCCCTCCTCGGTTCCCGCCTCGGCGAGGACCCTACCCCAGGGATCGACGACGCGGCTGTGACCGCCCAGCACGACCCCTCCTTCCTGAATTCCCACCGCATTGCAGGCGATCACCAGGACCTGCTCCTCCACCGCCCGGCAGGTCGTGAACAGCTGCCAGTGTTCGCGGCGGGCCGCAGGCCAGGCAGCGGGCACCACGACCGTCTTCGCCCCTAGATCGACGAGCCCTCGCCACAGTTCCGGGAAGCGCAGGTCGTAGCACGTCGTGGCGCCCAGCGGGCCGAACGGCGTGGGGGCCACCTCGAGCGCATCGCCCGGGGTGAGCAGCTCGGCCTCGCGAGAGGCGTAGCCGAAGACGTGCACCTTGCGGTAGGTGTGGGTGATCGTCCCGTCCGGGGCGACGAGCACAGCCGTGTTGTACAGGCTTCCGTCAGGGCCGCGCTCCACGATGCTGCCCACATGCACGTGGGCGCCCAGGTCCCGAGCCCATCTGCGACCGGCAGCGACGGTTGGACCTTCCAGGGACTCGGCGCGTTCCTCGTAGGACTCGAAGGCGAAGTAGCCGGCGGCCCACAGTTCCGGGAGGACGACCAGGTCCGCGCCGCGGGCCTCGGCGACCATCCGGCCGACCCGTGTGCGCCGGTCATCCGGCGACTCCTCCGCGGGGCTGGCTACTTGCAGCAGAGCGATTCTCATACGGGTCCTTCCGACTCGTCTCAGACAACCCGACCCGACGGGTCGGACAGGTGAAGGGCAGCCGGCGTGCTCGAAGGATGCGCAGCAGCTGCACGGGCCGCCCGCTCGACATCGCCACAGCGTCTAGCGATCCCTGGCTTCTTGCTCAGGCTGCTTGCGCGACTGCCTTGTCGAACGCGGTGGGATCGAAGTAGACGTGCTCGGAGACGACCCTGCCGTCCATGACCGTGTCCACGAGCGTGGCGTACCACCTGACTGGGACGCCGCCCTCCGGCGCGCCGGGTCCGACGTACCGGGCCCTGCACAACAGCTCCCCGACGACGTTGGTGCTGGTCGCGACCAGTGTCACGAACTCCACCTCGACCTGACCATCGGCGAACAGGGCGTTGTAACGCTTCACGTGCTCTCGGAAGGCCGCCTTGCCTCGCACCGGCTCGTCCGGGAACGGCATGTCCGTATAGACCATGTCATCCGCGAAGCAGTCGATCAGGTCGTCGAGGTCGGTGCGCGCCCATGCGGAGATCAGGCGCCGGAAGAGGGCCTCGTTGTCGCGCGCACGCTGCAGTGTCTGCTCGGCGTCCATCTCGGCCCGCGCTTTCCCGGACGGTCGTAGCTGCCCTGCTTGCTCCGCCAGAAACGCGTCGATATCGCGTGGCGGACGACCGGTCACCCGCTCGACCTCACCCGTGACGGTGGCCGTCTCCCCTGCGATGATGCTCTCGGCGATTCGGGTCATGTAGGCGACGAAACCTTCGTCGAGCCCGTCGGCGCGCATGCGCGTCTCGGCCTCACGGAGGCTCTCCTCGACACCCGTGACGGGGCTGTCGGCGACCGCGGTGATGCGCTCGGCGAGCTGGTCCAGGGTCAGTGCGTCCGGACCGGTGAGGTCGAGCGCCTGACCAGCCGCCCCGCCGTTGACGAGCACCTCCGCCGCGACCTCCGCGATGTCGCGGGCGTCGATCCACGCGGTGGCAGAGCCACCGGTGGTCATGACGATGATCCGGTCGTCGCGGACCATGGGGCCGAAGAAGTACTCATCGACGATGTCCTGCATGAACCAGCTCGGGCGCAGGATCGTCCACTCCAAGTCGCTGGACTCCACCGCCAGCTCCATCTGCCGCTCGGTGACGTCGCCGGGCCGGGTCTGGGCCGCGCACTCGGAGAGGAACACGAGGCGGGTGGCGCGGACGGCCTTCACGGCGTCCAGGAACCTGCCCACCACCTTGACGACATCCGCGGACTCGGGCTTCACGAGGTACACACCGTCGACGCCGTCGAGCGCGGGGCCCCACGTCGACTCGTCATGCCAGTCGAACCGCTCGGTATCGGCCCCCGTCACGTCGAGTTGCTCAGGGTTGCGCGAGGCGGCCCGTACCGTGGCGCCTCGGGACACCAGGCCTGCTACGACGTGTCGCCCAGTCTTGCCACTGGCGCCGATGACCAGGATTCGGCTCACGGTAAGTCCTTAGGTCTAATGCACATGACCACACGTCTTGGTGGCGAGTGCCCTGAGTCTGCTTGGCAGTCCGGCCGCCCGGCGGCCGGACTGCCCCCGCTGAACGATGCCGTATCTCAAGGCCGGGTGGGTTGTGCGATACCGCAGAGGGATCAGCCGACTTTACGCATCCGCACAAATCGGGTCCCGAGCCGGTCGCTACCGGTCTGCTGTGGAGAAGGCTCATCTAGCCGAGCACCGGGGCTGTTGGTATCGAAAAGCCCACCGGCGCTTGACTCGACGGTGCGGTGATCTGCGGCATCACAGCGATCGTGAACCTCTGCCCGCCTCGCGCGCCAAGGCCTTGTGTCCCCGCACGAAGAACGCCGGACCGTTTGGCTCCTCGGCGCATTGAGCTGACTGGAGGCTGCGGCGATTCTGTGACCACCGTCAACCGACCCTGCGGAGCGACGATCACAAGTGCAGCACAGAGCTTCGGTTGGCTGAGCCCCGCCTCCGCTGAGCAGGACTCCTGGTCGTCCCCCGACGGCCTTGCCTGGAGGCGGCCCGGCGGCGTCGGACAGCCGTGGCCCGACGAGCGAGAGAGAAGACTTCTTATGCACGACTACAGCCCTTCCCTCACAGATCTGACCCTCTGGCACGATGAGGCGGGAGGTGACTGGGGCCCCAAGGAGGTCCTGGACCGTGACCACCACGTCGATGTGGCGATCGTCGGCGGCGGATACACCGGGCTGTGGACGGCCTACTACCTCGCCAAGACCGACCCCTCGCTCCGTATCGCGGTGCTGGAAAGCCACTTCGTCGGTTTCGGAGCCTCGGGCCGCAACGGCGGATGGTGCTCCGCCATTTTCCCCGCCAGCCTGCGGAAGGTCGCGGGCGTCAGTTCCCGTGACGCGGCCGTCCGTATGCAGCGGACCATGAACGACACTGTGCGAGAGATCCAGGACGTCGTCGTCGCGGAAGGCATCGACTGCGACTTCCAGTCCGGCGGCTATCTGGGCGTGGCGAGGAACCCGGCCCAGTGGGTGCGGGCGCAACGGGAGGTGGCCGGCTGGCGGGACTGGGGCTTCGGAAGCGATCACATGCGGCTCCTGGAGACCGAGGAGTTGGTGGACCGGGTGCGCATGTCCGATGCCCTCGGTGCAACCTTCACACCACACTGTGCGGCGTTGCAGCCGGCCAAGCTGGCCCGCGGGCTGGCCGACACCGTCCGAGCAGCCGGGGTGCGAATCTACGAAGACACCCACGTGCGCAGAATCGCCCCCCGCACGCTCGACACCAACCGTGGCCGGATCACGGCCGATGTCGTCGTCCGTGCCACGGAGGGGTACACCGCCCAACTCCCGGGCGCGCGGCGCGACGTGGTGCCGATGTATTCCTTGATGGTGGCGACAGAGCCCCTGCCGGACGCTGTCTGGGAGGAGATCGGATTGCATGATCGCGCCACCTTCAGCGACAAGCGCCACCTGCGCATCTACGGGCAGCGCACGGCGGACGGTCGTCTCGCCTTCGGTGGGCGCGGCGCTCCCTACCACTTCGCCTCACGGGTGGAAAGCACTTTCGACAATGATCCCGCCGTCCACGCCATGCTCCGTCACATTCTGGTGGAGCTGTTCCCAGCAGTCCGTGGGGTGCGGTTCACCCATGCCTGGGGCGGCAACCTCGGAATCCCCCGGGACTGGGTCCCCTCTGTGACGTACGACCGCCGCACAGGGCTCGCTCAGGCGAGCGGATACGTCGGGGACGGAGTCGCCACCGCGAATCTCGCCGGCCGTACGCTGGCCGCCGAGATCCTCGACCTGGACAGTGACATCCGGTCACTTCCCTGGGTCGGCCATCGCTCACCGAAGTGGGAACCGGAACCCCTGCGCTGGCTGGGAGTGAACGCCGGTACACTGGCCTTCACCGTGGCCGACCGCACGGAACAGCGTTCGGGCCGCCCCTCCCGCCTCGCCACAAACTTCTGGCGAGTGCTGGGCCACTGAGTTCAGCGTGCGCGGACACGGTCACGGACCTGCCCGACCAGCTGGCCTCAGGCCGCTCACGCCGACGGCGCGGATGGCCCGGCCTCCAGCCTGAACACCCACAGGGATACGTCGGCAGCGGTCCCCTCCTCCGCATGAGAATCCAGGTGCCTGATGAGCATCACGATCAAGGAGCTGGTTGCACTTCCCTCTCTCCGGACCCGTTTCCTGGCCGGGCGCTCCGGAGAGGACCGGGCGGTGCAGTGGGCGCACACGTGCGAGCTACCCGATCCGTGGAACTGGCTGGGAACCGGGGACCTGCTGCTGTGCGACGGGTACAGCTTTCCTGCTGAGGCCAAGCAGCAGGTGCGATTCCTGGAGAACTTGGCGCAGGCAGCCCTTTCCGGCATTGCGTTCGCGGAGGGCCTGCACGCGCCCGCTCTCGCGCCCGAAGCAGCGGCCGCGGCGGACGCCCTGGAGTTCCCCGTGCTGGAGACGGCGTACGCGGTCCCGTTCGTCACTGTCGCCCGAACAGTGGCCGACAGCAACAGCCAGGAAGCCAGCACACGGCTCACCAAGATCATTCGCCTCTACGACGTCCTGCGCCGGGCGCACCAGTCCAATTTCCGCGGCGACACTCTGCTCGACCAACTCGGCGACGAAGCCGGCGCCCGACTGTACGTCGTCGGCGTCAGCACCGGGGAACCCCTTCTGCCGACCAGGCACCCGTTCCCCGCACCATTTCGCCAGGCACTGATCGAAACGGTCAAGGCGCGGGGCGGGCCATTGCCGACCTTCCTGCGCCTGGCCATCGCCGACGAGTCCCTCCTGACGCTTCCCCTGGCAGCAGGCCATCGCGCCGTGCTCGTCGTCCAGCCACTGGCACCCGGTGCTGCGCCTGACCTGGTGGTACTGCAGCACGTCGCCACCATCGCCGACATGGAGGTGGAGCGTCGAGCGGCGTCCGCGCTCCGGCGCAGGGAGAGCGGCGCACGCCTGCTGGGACAGTTGGTGGACGGCGCCATCGATCTGGAGGCTGCCGAGACCCGCCTGTCCGCGATGGGTCTGGAAAACCGGCCCTGGCGGTTGGTTTGCATCGGCGGTGACACCTCAGTCACCGTGGAAGACGTCCAGGCTTGGCTCAGTGCCAAGAGAATCCGTCATCTCGTGGCGGAGCGCCGCGATGAACTGCTGATTCTGCTGCCGGACGCACAGCCTGCCGAGGAACTCT belongs to Streptomyces graminofaciens and includes:
- a CDS encoding NAD(P)H-binding protein; protein product: MSRILVIGASGKTGRHVVAGLVSRGATVRAASRNPEQLDVTGADTERFDWHDESTWGPALDGVDGVYLVKPESADVVKVVGRFLDAVKAVRATRLVFLSECAAQTRPGDVTERQMELAVESSDLEWTILRPSWFMQDIVDEYFFGPMVRDDRIIVMTTGGSATAWIDARDIAEVAAEVLVNGGAAGQALDLTGPDALTLDQLAERITAVADSPVTGVEESLREAETRMRADGLDEGFVAYMTRIAESIIAGETATVTGEVERVTGRPPRDIDAFLAEQAGQLRPSGKARAEMDAEQTLQRARDNEALFRRLISAWARTDLDDLIDCFADDMVYTDMPFPDEPVRGKAAFREHVKRYNALFADGQVEVEFVTLVATSTNVVGELLCRARYVGPGAPEGGVPVRWYATLVDTVMDGRVVSEHVYFDPTAFDKAVAQAA
- a CDS encoding NAD(P)/FAD-dependent oxidoreductase, translated to MHDYSPSLTDLTLWHDEAGGDWGPKEVLDRDHHVDVAIVGGGYTGLWTAYYLAKTDPSLRIAVLESHFVGFGASGRNGGWCSAIFPASLRKVAGVSSRDAAVRMQRTMNDTVREIQDVVVAEGIDCDFQSGGYLGVARNPAQWVRAQREVAGWRDWGFGSDHMRLLETEELVDRVRMSDALGATFTPHCAALQPAKLARGLADTVRAAGVRIYEDTHVRRIAPRTLDTNRGRITADVVVRATEGYTAQLPGARRDVVPMYSLMVATEPLPDAVWEEIGLHDRATFSDKRHLRIYGQRTADGRLAFGGRGAPYHFASRVESTFDNDPAVHAMLRHILVELFPAVRGVRFTHAWGGNLGIPRDWVPSVTYDRRTGLAQASGYVGDGVATANLAGRTLAAEILDLDSDIRSLPWVGHRSPKWEPEPLRWLGVNAGTLAFTVADRTEQRSGRPSRLATNFWRVLGH
- a CDS encoding PucR family transcriptional regulator is translated as MSITIKELVALPSLRTRFLAGRSGEDRAVQWAHTCELPDPWNWLGTGDLLLCDGYSFPAEAKQQVRFLENLAQAALSGIAFAEGLHAPALAPEAAAAADALEFPVLETAYAVPFVTVARTVADSNSQEASTRLTKIIRLYDVLRRAHQSNFRGDTLLDQLGDEAGARLYVVGVSTGEPLLPTRHPFPAPFRQALIETVKARGGPLPTFLRLAIADESLLTLPLAAGHRAVLVVQPLAPGAAPDLVVLQHVATIADMEVERRAASALRRRESGARLLGQLVDGAIDLEAAETRLSAMGLENRPWRLVCIGGDTSVTVEDVQAWLSAKRIRHLVAERRDELLILLPDAQPAEELFSSEREPEVRVGISHPVHSLKGMGDAARQARWAMEAARSEGRRVVMYGDQSAAFLPRTVAEGEAVVARILGPVIAYDADNDSQLMHSLEVFMDSNRSWKEGADRLGIHRQTLAYRMHRVEELTGRKLHSLQGQTELYLALQTMRMLNGG